In Streptomyces sp. SID8374, one genomic interval encodes:
- a CDS encoding DUF2079 domain-containing protein, whose product MLELNKSGTDRPEAGRLPAQGAGPDALPAGDSPSPEAAAERVPLRPYLIVGAILCGLYFLYSYLQYSRFGSPSWDLGIFEQEVRAYAGLRAPIVDIKGPGYLILGDHFSPIVALLAPLYWLWPSAASLLFAQAAFFALGAVIVGRTTQQLLGGRSGLCVTVAYGLSWGIQEAVKSDFHEIAFAVPLLALVCRALLLKRWTAALLWSLPLVLVKEDLGATVAVVGFLLFVYGRRLQGALLAAYGVAAFVVTLMVLIPAASSAGTYDYWQKIDKNGEQDVSMLDSLLGVLNSATKIEMLVFLIGITGFMALRSPLTLLIVPTLGWRLLSQDSNHWGMVWHYSAILMPVLFLAMADGVRRSRGSHRPWLASYAKVAVPVATAIAVAMTQHLPLRDLLRPESYRTDARTEAAREALKAIPAGARVETDITLMAHLTSDRTVYWIGGAPGTAPDIVAINLDFGWSQPIEDPVAYAQQLHPEARYRLKHRGGSFVVMERTTPEPAEIPGVRGD is encoded by the coding sequence GTGCTTGAGCTGAACAAGAGTGGAACGGACCGGCCGGAGGCGGGGCGGCTGCCCGCCCAGGGAGCAGGTCCCGACGCCCTCCCGGCCGGAGACTCCCCGAGCCCGGAAGCCGCCGCCGAACGCGTACCCCTGCGGCCGTACCTGATCGTCGGCGCGATCCTGTGCGGGCTCTATTTCCTCTACTCCTACCTCCAGTACAGCCGGTTCGGCTCGCCCTCCTGGGACCTCGGGATCTTCGAGCAGGAGGTACGGGCGTACGCCGGCCTCCGGGCGCCGATCGTCGACATCAAGGGCCCCGGCTATCTGATCCTGGGCGACCACTTCTCCCCGATCGTCGCGCTGCTGGCCCCCCTGTACTGGCTCTGGCCCTCCGCCGCATCCCTGCTCTTCGCGCAGGCCGCCTTCTTCGCCCTGGGCGCGGTCATCGTCGGCCGCACCACGCAGCAGCTCCTCGGCGGCCGGTCCGGGCTCTGCGTCACCGTCGCGTACGGCCTCTCCTGGGGCATCCAGGAGGCGGTGAAGTCCGACTTCCACGAGATCGCCTTCGCCGTCCCGCTCCTCGCGCTCGTCTGCCGCGCGCTGCTCCTGAAGCGGTGGACGGCCGCTCTGCTCTGGTCGCTGCCGCTGGTCCTGGTCAAGGAGGACCTGGGCGCGACCGTCGCCGTCGTCGGCTTCCTGCTCTTCGTGTACGGGCGCCGCCTCCAGGGCGCGCTGCTCGCCGCGTACGGGGTGGCCGCCTTCGTGGTGACCCTGATGGTCCTCATCCCGGCGGCCTCCAGCGCGGGGACGTACGACTACTGGCAGAAGATCGACAAGAACGGCGAGCAGGACGTCTCGATGCTGGACTCGCTCCTCGGCGTCCTGAACTCCGCCACCAAGATCGAGATGCTGGTCTTCCTCATCGGCATCACCGGCTTCATGGCGCTGCGGTCACCGCTGACGCTGCTGATCGTCCCCACGCTCGGCTGGCGGCTGCTCTCCCAGGACAGCAACCACTGGGGCATGGTCTGGCACTACAGCGCCATCCTGATGCCGGTGCTCTTCCTGGCGATGGCCGACGGCGTCCGCCGCAGCCGCGGCTCGCACCGGCCCTGGCTCGCCTCGTACGCGAAGGTCGCCGTCCCGGTCGCGACGGCGATCGCGGTCGCGATGACCCAGCACCTGCCGCTGCGCGACCTGCTGCGCCCTGAGTCGTACCGCACCGACGCCCGTACGGAGGCGGCCCGGGAGGCGCTGAAGGCCATCCCGGCCGGGGCGCGGGTCGAGACCGACATCACGCTGATGGCGCACCTCACCTCCGACCGGACCGTGTACTGGATCGGGGGCGCCCCCGGCACCGCGCCCGACATCGTCGCCATCAACCTGGACTTCGGCTGGTCACAGCCGATCGAGGACCCGGTGGCGTACGCCCAGCAGCTCCACCCCGAGGCGCGCTACCGGCTCAAGCACCGGGGCGGCAGCTTCGTGGTGATGGAGCGTACGACGCCGGAGCCGGCGGAGATCCCGGGCGTACGGGGGGACTGA
- a CDS encoding helix-turn-helix domain-containing protein, with product MTRSTTDEAAAPPLPSPKERRRLREAKSLTEQQVAEAMGVTRATVRSWETGRTSPRGRKRALYARLIAPEPKADPKPKRPPTPPPVSGPEPASVIAHEPAPASAPGPASVSPPEPAPASAAGPASVSPPEAAPASALEAAGPSEPGSGSVPEGASAAASPPPVPAAPPPPPEPAPRTPPLSPDEAFDALYAHAAPGLVRQTYLLTGRRSLARESVERAFQLAWHRWPEVAVDRDPVGWVRAAAYEYAMSPWHRLRRVHRQPDAPPSEPARRALFEALLDLPPAYRRTLLLYDGVGLDLPETAAETEASTPAAAGRLEVARAAVAERVPELAAAASPAEQSELLHDRLGGLARAEHVPAPPPARTVRTGSEDKARLWTRAAIAFAALLIGATALTLHTAPTHYEPPISPPEQVGGVPPRGGPQKLTAQDLKLQKSLNEQLAHGPERLVPRIP from the coding sequence ATGACCCGGAGCACCACCGACGAGGCCGCTGCACCGCCGCTGCCCTCCCCCAAGGAGCGGCGCAGACTGCGCGAGGCGAAGTCGCTGACCGAGCAGCAGGTGGCGGAGGCCATGGGCGTCACGCGCGCCACCGTGCGCTCCTGGGAGACGGGGCGCACGAGCCCGCGTGGCCGCAAGCGCGCGTTGTACGCCAGGCTCATCGCGCCCGAACCCAAGGCGGACCCGAAGCCGAAGCGGCCTCCCACGCCCCCTCCCGTGAGCGGGCCCGAGCCCGCGTCCGTGATCGCACACGAGCCGGCCCCCGCGAGCGCGCCCGGGCCCGCTTCCGTGAGCCCGCCCGAGCCCGCCCCCGCCAGCGCGGCCGGACCCGCTTCCGTGAGCCCGCCCGAGGCCGCTCCCGCAAGTGCGCTTGAGGCCGCGGGCCCGTCCGAGCCCGGGAGCGGTTCGGTGCCGGAGGGTGCTTCGGCGGCCGCGTCCCCACCCCCCGTACCGGCGGCCCCTCCCCCGCCCCCCGAGCCCGCGCCCCGCACGCCCCCGCTCTCCCCCGACGAGGCGTTCGACGCGCTGTATGCCCACGCCGCCCCCGGACTCGTACGGCAGACCTACCTCCTGACCGGCCGTCGCAGTCTGGCGCGGGAGTCCGTGGAGCGGGCCTTCCAGCTGGCCTGGCACCGGTGGCCCGAGGTGGCCGTGGACCGGGACCCGGTGGGATGGGTGCGCGCGGCGGCGTACGAGTACGCGATGTCGCCCTGGCACCGGCTGCGCCGCGTCCACCGGCAGCCCGACGCCCCGCCCTCCGAACCGGCCCGGCGGGCCCTGTTCGAGGCTCTCCTCGATCTGCCCCCGGCCTACCGGCGCACCCTGCTCCTCTACGACGGGGTCGGCCTGGACCTGCCGGAGACGGCGGCCGAGACGGAGGCGTCCACTCCGGCGGCGGCGGGGCGGCTGGAGGTGGCCCGGGCCGCCGTCGCCGAGCGGGTGCCCGAACTGGCGGCGGCCGCCTCGCCCGCCGAACAGTCCGAGCTGCTCCACGACCGGCTCGGCGGGCTCGCCCGCGCCGAACACGTCCCGGCCCCGCCGCCCGCCCGCACCGTGCGCACCGGCAGCGAGGACAAGGCGCGGCTCTGGACCAGGGCCGCCATCGCCTTCGCCGCCCTGCTCATCGGCGCGACCGCGCTCACCCTGCACACGGCGCCCACGCACTACGAGCCGCCGATCTCACCCCCCGAACAGGTCGGGGGCGTACCGCCGCGCGGTGGTCCGCAGAAGCTGACCGCCCAGGACCTGAAGCTCCAGAAGTCGCTGAACGAGCAGCTGGCGCACGGCCCGGAACGGCTGGTGCCCCGTATCCCCTGA
- a CDS encoding VWA domain-containing protein, with product MVETETEPTPPSPRPADGERMRRWRMVLGADSAESTGCTLTGQDVAMDGALNALYGGGGGKKPGGRGGGRSAGLGASAPSVARWLGDIRTYFPSSVVQVMQRDAIDRLGLSALLLEPEMLEAVEADVHLVGTLLSLNKAMPETTKETARAVVRKVVDDLEKRLESRTRATLTGALDRSARISRPRHRDIDWDRTIRANLKNYLTVPGTDGAPDTGTVVPERLIGYGRASQSVKKDVILCIDQSGSMAASVVYASVFGAVLASMRTLATRLVVFDTAVVDLTDQLDDPVDVLFGTQLGGGTDINRALAYCQSKITRPADTVVVLISDLYEGGIRDEMLKRVAAMKASGVQFVTLLALSDEGAPAYDHEHAAALGALGAPAFACTPDLFPDIMAAAIEKRPLPIPDKETQP from the coding sequence ATGGTGGAGACGGAGACCGAGCCGACACCCCCCTCACCGCGCCCCGCCGACGGCGAGCGGATGCGGCGCTGGCGCATGGTGCTCGGCGCGGACAGCGCTGAGAGCACCGGCTGCACCCTCACCGGCCAGGACGTCGCCATGGACGGCGCACTCAACGCGCTCTACGGCGGGGGCGGCGGCAAGAAGCCCGGCGGCCGGGGCGGCGGGCGTTCGGCCGGGCTCGGCGCGTCGGCCCCCTCCGTCGCCCGCTGGCTCGGCGACATCCGGACGTACTTCCCCAGCTCCGTCGTCCAGGTCATGCAGCGCGACGCGATCGACCGGCTCGGCCTCTCCGCGCTGCTCCTGGAGCCGGAGATGCTGGAGGCCGTCGAGGCCGACGTCCATCTCGTCGGCACCCTGCTCTCCCTCAACAAGGCCATGCCCGAGACGACCAAGGAGACGGCGCGCGCCGTCGTCCGCAAGGTCGTCGACGACCTGGAGAAGCGGCTGGAGAGCCGCACCCGGGCCACCCTCACCGGCGCCCTGGACCGCTCCGCGCGCATCAGCCGCCCGCGCCACCGGGACATCGACTGGGACCGCACCATCCGGGCCAACCTGAAGAACTACCTGACCGTCCCCGGAACGGACGGCGCCCCGGACACGGGCACGGTCGTCCCCGAGCGCCTCATCGGCTACGGACGCGCCTCGCAGTCGGTGAAGAAGGACGTCATCCTCTGCATCGACCAGTCGGGGTCGATGGCCGCGTCCGTCGTCTACGCCTCGGTCTTCGGCGCGGTCCTCGCCTCCATGCGCACCCTCGCCACCCGCCTCGTCGTCTTCGACACGGCCGTCGTCGACCTCACCGACCAGCTGGACGACCCGGTCGACGTCCTCTTCGGCACCCAGCTCGGCGGCGGTACCGACATCAACCGGGCGCTCGCCTACTGCCAGTCGAAGATCACCCGCCCCGCCGACACCGTCGTCGTCCTCATCAGCGACCTCTACGAGGGCGGCATCCGGGACGAGATGCTCAAGCGGGTCGCGGCGATGAAGGCGTCCGGCGTGCAGTTCGTGACCCTGCTCGCCCTCTCCGACGAGGGCGCCCCCGCCTACGACCACGAGCACGCGGCAGCACTCGGCGCGCTGGGCGCCCCCGCGTTCGCCTGTACGCCGGACCTCTTCCCGGACATCATGGCCGCCGCGATCGAGAAGCGGCCCCTGCCCATACCGGACAAGGAGACCCAGCCGTAG
- a CDS encoding RDD family protein, whose amino-acid sequence MSFGDPNNPYGQQPGQPPQGPPQGQPGYGYPQQAPQGVPQQGYGYPQQQPGYPQQPGQPYGSGYPQGQPGYGGMPELAHWGLRAGGLIIDGLIIGAPYLVFVGIGGAIGDAAGGFIALIGFLLMIGLSLWQLYQEGTTGQTIGKKAVGIRLLREADGRPLGFGMAFVRRLAHFLDSLACYIGWLWPLWDEKKQTFADKVCSSVVIRSK is encoded by the coding sequence ATGAGCTTCGGCGACCCCAACAACCCGTACGGGCAGCAGCCCGGCCAGCCTCCCCAGGGACCGCCGCAGGGCCAGCCGGGCTACGGCTACCCGCAGCAGGCTCCGCAGGGCGTTCCGCAGCAGGGCTACGGCTACCCGCAGCAGCAGCCGGGGTACCCCCAGCAGCCCGGCCAGCCCTACGGCAGCGGCTACCCGCAGGGGCAGCCCGGCTACGGCGGCATGCCGGAGCTGGCGCACTGGGGTCTGCGGGCGGGCGGGCTGATCATCGACGGCCTCATCATCGGCGCGCCGTACCTCGTCTTCGTCGGCATCGGCGGCGCCATCGGTGACGCGGCGGGCGGCTTCATCGCCCTGATCGGCTTCCTCCTGATGATCGGCCTCTCCCTCTGGCAGCTGTACCAGGAGGGCACCACCGGCCAGACGATCGGCAAGAAGGCCGTGGGCATCCGGCTGCTGCGCGAGGCCGACGGCCGCCCGCTGGGCTTCGGCATGGCCTTCGTGCGCCGCCTGGCCCACTTCCTGGACAGCCTCGCCTGCTACATCGGCTGGCTGTGGCCGCTGTGGGACGAGAAGAAGCAGACGTTCGCGGACAAGGTCTGCTCGTCGGTGGTCATCCGCTCCAAGTGA
- a CDS encoding DUF6350 family protein, with the protein MTERSPMLPPERTRTLALASAFLRGVAAAGLGLGSLAVLVMVFWISSPYPDSGPGGALRAAAAVWLLAHGAELVRPDTLSGVPAPVGVVPLLLVVGPLWLAHRAARDAAEPEEGRARPSQTGAFCAVTAGYLLVAAGAAAYARGGALRVVPESLAFPVALVVAGAAAAGVWTAAGRPFGPLPSWSPLVLQEAVARTLFRNRAEAACRAAAVGLAVLIGGGALLVAVALGRDMAAAQESFLALAGDWSGRVAVLLLAVSLVPNAALWGAAYGLGPGFALGTGATATPLGLTGTPAAPHFPLLAAVPEPGPATPLNWAAFAVPAVAALALAWCTVRRAAPADAPRARAWSPRETVLVTGLAALGCGAGTALLAAVAGGPLGTRALSAFGPVWWLTGPAALVWTAAIGVPAALLLRWWRLREPGWAWRRDVPEAAGDAQEESGEKAAAPVNPKSAAATREPGLAPKDKARKGRKDREEWAEDEEAADDDAGFEPYDFLPTDPWHELPGDPWHGKEAREARWASLKQSSGGLMADFPARLPAALRSEEPPAKPADAKPSDADGRGPASS; encoded by the coding sequence ATGACCGAACGCAGCCCGATGTTGCCGCCCGAACGGACCAGGACCCTCGCCCTGGCCTCCGCCTTTCTGCGGGGTGTGGCCGCCGCCGGGCTGGGTCTCGGTTCGCTGGCCGTGCTGGTGATGGTGTTCTGGATCAGCTCCCCGTACCCGGACAGCGGACCCGGCGGTGCGCTGCGCGCGGCGGCCGCGGTCTGGCTGCTGGCGCACGGCGCCGAACTCGTCCGCCCCGACACCCTCAGCGGCGTCCCCGCCCCGGTCGGCGTGGTCCCGCTGCTCCTCGTGGTGGGCCCCCTCTGGCTGGCGCACCGGGCGGCGCGCGATGCGGCGGAGCCGGAGGAGGGGCGGGCCAGGCCCTCGCAGACCGGTGCGTTCTGTGCGGTGACCGCGGGATACCTGCTGGTCGCGGCGGGGGCGGCGGCCTATGCGCGGGGCGGGGCGCTGCGCGTGGTGCCGGAGTCGCTGGCGTTTCCGGTGGCGCTGGTGGTGGCCGGTGCGGCGGCGGCCGGGGTGTGGACGGCGGCAGGGCGCCCGTTCGGGCCGCTGCCGTCCTGGTCGCCCCTGGTGCTCCAAGAGGCCGTGGCCCGGACCCTCTTCCGCAACCGGGCCGAGGCCGCGTGCCGGGCCGCGGCGGTGGGCCTGGCGGTGCTGATCGGCGGGGGTGCGCTGCTGGTGGCGGTGGCCCTGGGGCGGGACATGGCGGCGGCGCAGGAATCCTTCCTGGCGCTCGCCGGGGACTGGTCGGGGCGGGTGGCGGTGCTGCTGCTCGCCGTGTCGCTGGTGCCGAACGCCGCGCTGTGGGGCGCCGCGTACGGGCTCGGCCCCGGTTTCGCGCTCGGTACGGGAGCCACGGCCACCCCGCTGGGCCTGACCGGGACCCCCGCCGCGCCCCACTTCCCGCTGCTGGCGGCGGTCCCGGAGCCCGGCCCGGCCACCCCGCTGAACTGGGCGGCCTTCGCCGTACCGGCCGTGGCCGCCCTGGCGCTCGCCTGGTGCACCGTACGCAGGGCGGCCCCCGCCGACGCCCCCCGCGCGAGGGCCTGGAGCCCGCGCGAGACGGTGCTGGTGACCGGGCTCGCCGCGCTGGGGTGCGGAGCCGGTACGGCGCTGCTCGCGGCGGTGGCGGGCGGCCCGCTGGGGACGAGGGCGCTCAGCGCGTTCGGGCCCGTGTGGTGGCTGACGGGACCGGCGGCGCTGGTGTGGACGGCGGCCATCGGCGTACCGGCGGCCCTGCTCCTGCGGTGGTGGCGGCTGCGCGAACCGGGCTGGGCCTGGCGCAGGGACGTACCGGAAGCGGCCGGGGACGCACAGGAGGAGTCCGGGGAGAAGGCGGCGGCACCCGTCAACCCGAAGAGCGCGGCCGCCACCCGCGAGCCGGGCCTCGCGCCGAAGGACAAGGCGAGGAAGGGGAGGAAGGACAGGGAGGAGTGGGCGGAGGACGAGGAGGCTGCGGACGACGACGCGGGCTTCGAGCCGTACGACTTCCTGCCGACCGACCCCTGGCATGAGCTGCCGGGCGATCCCTGGCACGGGAAAGAGGCGAGGGAGGCCCGGTGGGCCTCCCTCAAGCAGAGCTCCGGCGGACTGATGGCCGACTTCCCCGCCCGCCTACCGGCCGCCCTGCGCTCCGAGGAGCCGCCCGCGAAGCCGGCGGACGCCAAGCCCTCCGACGCCGACGGCCGGGGCCCCGCTTCTTCCTGA
- the sucC gene encoding ADP-forming succinate--CoA ligase subunit beta — MDLFEYQARDLFAKHGVPVLAGEVIDTPEAAREATEKLGGKSVVKAQVKVGGRGKAGGVKLAADADEAVARATDILGMDIKGHTVHKVMIAELSPEIEAEYYVSYLLDRTNRTFLAMASVQGGMDIEEVAEKTPEALAKVPVDSNSGVDIVKAREIVAQAKFPAEVAEKVAEVLVTLWDTFVAEDALLVEVNPLVKTKDGRILALDGKVSLDENADFRQPGHEALEDKDAANPLEAAAKAKNLNYVKLDGEVGIIGNGAGLVMSTLDVVAYAGENHGSVKPANFLDIGGGASAEVMANGLEIILGDPDVKSVFVNVFGGITACDEVANGIVQALALLESKGEKVEKPLVVRLDGNNAELGRKILSDANHPLVQRVDTMDGAADKAAELAAAAK; from the coding sequence GTGGACCTGTTCGAGTACCAGGCGAGGGACCTCTTCGCCAAGCACGGTGTACCGGTGCTGGCCGGTGAAGTCATCGACACGCCTGAGGCAGCCCGCGAGGCGACCGAGAAGCTGGGCGGCAAGTCTGTCGTCAAGGCGCAGGTGAAGGTCGGCGGCCGCGGCAAGGCCGGTGGCGTCAAGCTGGCCGCCGACGCCGACGAGGCGGTCGCCCGGGCGACCGACATCCTCGGCATGGACATCAAGGGCCACACGGTCCACAAGGTGATGATCGCCGAGCTGTCGCCGGAGATCGAGGCGGAGTACTACGTCTCGTACCTCCTGGACCGCACCAACCGCACCTTCCTGGCCATGGCCTCGGTGCAGGGCGGCATGGACATCGAGGAGGTCGCGGAGAAGACCCCCGAGGCCCTCGCGAAGGTCCCGGTCGACTCCAACTCCGGTGTGGACATCGTCAAGGCCCGCGAGATCGTGGCCCAGGCGAAGTTCCCGGCCGAGGTGGCCGAGAAGGTCGCCGAGGTCCTGGTGACGCTGTGGGACACCTTCGTCGCCGAGGACGCGCTCCTCGTCGAGGTGAACCCGCTGGTCAAGACCAAGGACGGCCGGATCCTGGCGCTGGACGGCAAGGTCTCGCTGGACGAGAACGCCGACTTCCGCCAGCCGGGCCACGAGGCCCTCGAGGACAAGGACGCAGCCAACCCGCTCGAGGCTGCCGCCAAGGCCAAGAACCTCAACTACGTCAAGCTGGACGGCGAGGTCGGCATCATCGGTAACGGTGCCGGTCTGGTCATGTCGACCCTGGACGTCGTCGCGTACGCCGGTGAGAACCACGGCAGCGTGAAGCCCGCCAACTTCCTCGACATCGGTGGCGGCGCCTCCGCAGAGGTCATGGCGAACGGCCTGGAGATCATCCTCGGCGACCCGGACGTCAAGTCCGTCTTCGTCAACGTCTTCGGTGGCATCACCGCCTGCGACGAGGTCGCCAACGGCATCGTGCAGGCGCTCGCGCTGCTCGAGTCCAAGGGCGAGAAGGTCGAGAAGCCGCTGGTCGTGCGTCTCGACGGCAACAACGCGGAGCTCGGTCGCAAGATCCTCTCCGACGCCAACCACCCGCTCGTGCAGCGCGTGGACACCATGGACGGCGCGGCCGACAAGGCCGCCGAGCTCGCCGCGGCTGCGAAGTAA
- the sucD gene encoding succinate--CoA ligase subunit alpha, with protein MAIFLTKDSKVIVQGMTGATGMKHTKLMLADGTNIVGGVNPRKAGTSVDFDGTEVPVFGSVAEAMEKTGANVSVLFVPPAFSKAAVVEAIDAEIPLAVVITEGIAVHDSAAFWAYANEKGNKTRIIGPNCPGLITPGQSNAGIIPGDITKPGRIGLVSKSGTLTYQMMYELRDIGFSSAVGIGGDPIIGTTHIDALAAFEADPETDLIVMIGEIGGDAEERAADFIAKNVTKPVVGYVAGFTAPEGKTMGHAGAIVSGSSGTAQAKKEALEAAGVKVGKTPTETAKLAREILGA; from the coding sequence ATGGCTATCTTCCTCACCAAGGACAGCAAGGTCATCGTCCAGGGGATGACCGGCGCCACGGGCATGAAGCACACCAAGCTCATGCTGGCCGACGGCACCAACATCGTCGGCGGCGTGAACCCGCGCAAGGCCGGCACCTCCGTCGACTTCGACGGCACCGAGGTCCCGGTCTTCGGCTCCGTCGCCGAGGCGATGGAGAAGACGGGCGCCAACGTCTCCGTCCTCTTCGTCCCGCCGGCCTTCTCCAAGGCCGCCGTCGTCGAGGCGATCGACGCCGAGATCCCGCTCGCGGTCGTCATCACCGAGGGCATCGCCGTTCACGACTCCGCCGCCTTCTGGGCGTACGCGAACGAGAAGGGCAACAAGACCCGGATCATCGGTCCGAACTGCCCGGGTCTCATCACCCCCGGCCAGTCCAACGCCGGCATCATCCCGGGCGACATCACCAAGCCCGGCCGCATCGGTCTCGTGTCCAAGTCCGGCACGCTGACCTACCAGATGATGTACGAGCTCCGTGACATCGGCTTCTCCTCCGCCGTCGGCATCGGTGGCGACCCGATCATCGGTACGACGCACATCGACGCCCTCGCGGCGTTCGAGGCCGACCCCGAGACCGACCTCATCGTGATGATCGGCGAGATCGGCGGCGACGCCGAGGAGCGTGCCGCCGACTTCATCGCGAAGAACGTCACGAAGCCGGTCGTCGGTTACGTCGCGGGCTTCACCGCCCCCGAGGGCAAGACCATGGGCCACGCGGGCGCCATCGTCTCCGGCTCCTCCGGCACCGCCCAGGCGAAGAAGGAGGCCCTCGAGGCCGCCGGCGTGAAGGTCGGCAAGACGCCGACCGAGACCGCCAAGCTGGCGCGCGAGATCCTCGGCGCCTGA
- the purH gene encoding bifunctional phosphoribosylaminoimidazolecarboxamide formyltransferase/IMP cyclohydrolase yields the protein MSVNKPIRRALVSVYDKTGLEDLARGLHEAGVELVSTGSTAGKIAAAGVPVTKVEELTGFPECLDGRVKTLHPRVHAGILADLRLDAHREQLAELGVDPFDLVVVNLYPFKETVASGASDDECVEQIDIGGPSMVRAAAKNHPSVAVVTSPERYADVLAAVKAGGFDLTARKRLAAEAFQHTAAYDVAVASWFVDGYAPADDSGLPEFLGDALTRKNVLRYGENPHQPAALYTSGTGGLAEAEQLHGKEMSYNNYTDTDAARRAAYDHAEPCVAIIKHANPCGIAIGDDVAEAHRKAHACDPLSAFGGVIAVNRPVTVELAEQVAEIFTEVIVAPAYEDGAVEVLARKKNIRVLRAPEAPAATTEVKPIDGGALLQVTDRLQAEGDDPANWTLATGDALSEAELKELAFAWKACRAVKSNAILLAKDGASVGVGMGQVNRVDSAKLAVERAGEERAAGAYAASDAFFPFPDGLEILTAAGIKAVAQPGGSVRDELVVEAAKKAGVTMYFTGTRHFFH from the coding sequence ATGTCGGTGAATAAGCCCATCCGCCGCGCCCTGGTCAGTGTCTACGACAAGACGGGGCTCGAAGACCTCGCCCGCGGTCTGCACGAGGCGGGCGTCGAACTCGTCTCCACCGGCTCCACCGCCGGGAAGATCGCCGCCGCCGGTGTCCCGGTCACCAAGGTCGAGGAGCTGACCGGCTTCCCCGAGTGCCTGGACGGCCGGGTCAAGACGCTGCACCCCCGCGTCCACGCCGGGATCCTCGCCGACCTCCGCCTCGACGCCCACCGCGAGCAGCTGGCCGAGCTGGGCGTGGACCCCTTCGACCTGGTGGTCGTCAACCTCTACCCGTTCAAGGAGACCGTCGCATCCGGCGCCTCCGACGACGAGTGCGTGGAGCAGATCGACATCGGCGGCCCCTCGATGGTCCGCGCCGCCGCCAAGAACCACCCGTCGGTGGCCGTCGTCACCAGCCCCGAGCGGTACGCGGACGTCCTCGCGGCCGTGAAGGCGGGCGGTTTCGACCTCACCGCGCGCAAGCGGCTGGCCGCCGAGGCGTTCCAGCACACCGCCGCGTACGACGTGGCCGTGGCCTCCTGGTTCGTGGACGGCTACGCGCCCGCCGACGACTCGGGCCTCCCGGAGTTCCTGGGCGACGCCCTCACCCGTAAGAACGTCCTGCGCTACGGCGAGAACCCGCACCAGCCCGCCGCCCTCTACACCTCGGGCACCGGCGGTCTGGCCGAGGCGGAGCAGCTGCACGGCAAGGAGATGTCGTACAACAACTACACGGACACCGACGCCGCGCGCCGGGCCGCGTACGACCACGCCGAGCCGTGCGTCGCGATCATCAAGCACGCCAACCCGTGCGGCATCGCGATCGGTGACGACGTCGCCGAGGCGCACCGCAAGGCCCACGCCTGCGACCCGCTCTCGGCGTTCGGCGGGGTCATCGCCGTCAACCGCCCGGTGACGGTGGAGCTGGCCGAGCAGGTCGCGGAGATCTTCACCGAGGTCATCGTCGCCCCGGCCTACGAGGACGGCGCGGTCGAGGTGCTGGCCCGGAAGAAGAACATCCGGGTGCTGCGCGCCCCCGAGGCCCCGGCCGCCACCACCGAGGTCAAGCCGATCGACGGCGGCGCGCTCCTCCAGGTCACCGACCGCCTCCAGGCCGAGGGCGACGACCCGGCCAACTGGACCCTCGCCACCGGCGACGCGCTCTCCGAGGCCGAGCTGAAGGAGCTGGCCTTCGCCTGGAAGGCGTGCCGCGCGGTCAAGTCCAACGCGATCCTGCTCGCCAAGGACGGCGCCTCGGTCGGCGTCGGCATGGGCCAGGTCAACCGCGTCGACTCCGCCAAGCTCGCCGTGGAGCGGGCGGGCGAGGAGCGGGCGGCCGGCGCGTACGCGGCCTCCGACGCGTTCTTCCCGTTCCCGGACGGGCTGGAGATCCTCACCGCCGCGGGCATCAAGGCGGTCGCCCAGCCCGGCGGCTCGGTCCGCGACGAGCTGGTGGTCGAGGCCGCGAAGAAGGCGGGCGTCACGATGTACTTCACCGGGACGCGCCACTTCTTCCACTGA
- the purN gene encoding phosphoribosylglycinamide formyltransferase: MASPPPSAPPARLVVLVSGSGTNLQALLDAIGDDPAAYGARIVAVGADRDGTGGLERAERAGIPTFVCKLKDHATRTEWDGALTAAVAEHRPDLVVSAGFMKIVGPAFLAAFGGRFVNTHPALLPSFPGAHGVRDALAYGVKVTGCTVHFVDDGVDTGPIIAQGVVEVTEEDTPEGEAALHERIKEVERSLLVEAVGRIARDGHRIEGRKVHLGHVGE, from the coding sequence GTGGCCTCCCCGCCTCCCTCCGCCCCTCCCGCCCGGCTGGTCGTGCTGGTCTCCGGGTCGGGTACGAACCTCCAGGCCCTCCTCGACGCCATCGGCGACGACCCGGCGGCGTACGGGGCGCGGATCGTCGCGGTCGGTGCGGACCGTGACGGGACCGGTGGTCTGGAGCGTGCCGAGCGGGCCGGAATCCCCACGTTCGTGTGCAAGCTCAAGGACCACGCGACGCGTACGGAGTGGGACGGGGCGCTCACCGCGGCCGTCGCCGAGCACCGCCCCGACCTGGTCGTCTCCGCCGGTTTCATGAAGATCGTGGGCCCCGCGTTCCTCGCCGCCTTCGGTGGCCGGTTCGTCAACACCCACCCCGCCCTGCTGCCCAGCTTCCCCGGCGCCCACGGAGTGCGTGACGCACTCGCGTACGGCGTCAAGGTCACGGGCTGCACCGTCCACTTCGTCGACGACGGTGTCGACACCGGTCCGATCATCGCGCAGGGCGTGGTCGAGGTGACCGAGGAGGACACCCCGGAGGGCGAAGCCGCCCTTCACGAACGCATCAAGGAAGTCGAGCGCTCGCTGCTCGTCGAGGCCGTGGGGCGGATCGCCCGTGACGGCCATCGCATTGAGGGACGAAAGGTTCATCTCGGTCATGTCGGTGAATAA